The Hevea brasiliensis isolate MT/VB/25A 57/8 chromosome 9, ASM3005281v1, whole genome shotgun sequence nucleotide sequence CTGCACATATGCCTCAGATAGGGCAACCATTTGAGGCAGAGTTTCAGAAACATGCAAATCCTGCATCTCATACCTGGAAAACATAGAATGCAAAAATGTTACACCATATAGTTATTAATTACATTCAAATCCCGATAAAATGGATTAGGAATGGGATTACCATAGCTCCTCTGATTTCCGCTGCACAAAAACTCTGTAGAATCCCTCCTTGGGTTTTCCATCATGAACAATATTGGCAATCAAATCATACTTTGAGCGCAATCTCTCATTCTCCTTAGGCATTGGCAAAGGTATATAATCCTTCAGTTCCAGGTTCTTCACAGGAAAGTTGACTGCAACATTAACATCAATTAGCTGGTCATTGAACACCAAGCCAagttgcttcttttttttttttccttagtttCCCTTGATTcacaatacaaaatgccaaataaaGCGCACCTAAGGTTGGATTTTTCTCAATAAAGAAGTTGTTCTTTTTAAACCGTTGCATGTGAAGTATTAGATAGTGTGGCAATCTAGTGACTCGGTATTTCATCCGGGCTACACGGGGGCGGACAACTTCAGTCACTGTCTCACCATCAAATTTCTTTAGTATATTGAACAGAGGAACCTAAAACATGAGCACAAGCAAAATCAGCTCCCACAATCCCCTCGGGAAGGCAAAAACATAAAAAGAAAAGGCACCAGCAGATCAAGTAGTAATCAGAAATGAATACAAAATATAATAACAATCAACTTGCAACAACTTTCCTACATAGaatttttccaaaattcaacCCTACAGACTTCTAAGGGTCGCTtccatagggtaagagtaagACCTCTACATTGCAAGTGCCAAATGCTGGCAATCAAAGTAAAATACTGTTgccattaaaaagagataaactgAGATCTGCTAGCATAGGTTGGGTAATAATCTGACAACAATTTATGGTTGCTAAATGTTGGTTGATATAACAGTAATGTTACAACAAAGGCCAAACCCAACAACCTATGCAACCATGGATCTGCCAGCAGAATATTACTGTTATATCAACCACAATTTAGCAAACTGACTGAATTGATTAATAAAATTAGTCTGCAGATCAGTTAACCCGACTGAAAGCACCCTGATTGGAGAATCCACATTGCGACAAATATAAGGGAAATCATGGATGGACAAAATATAATGACTACTGGCACTTCCATATTGTACCAAGAGAGATGGACAACAATATATTATCATTATTTTCAACCTAATACAGAATGCAACAAGCACCTGGGGTATTATATTCTTTTCCATCACATCTTTAAATAGAGGTGGTGGTGGCAAATCTAGTCCAAGCATCAAGAATGGCATTCTAGAAGTTTCTGTGACAACATCATCATGTTCATTCCCACCATCAGTACTTTTTTGAATGCTATTCTGGTCATCACCATTTTCCTTCTTATCAGTGATAACTTTGCTAGGAGTCTCTTTTACAACTTCCAGCTCCCCctgtcatgtgtcagataatcaCAACTGAGATAAATAAAGAACCCACAAAATAATGTAATGAACTAATTCTATTCTATAAGACAATAACTTTTttaagatagaaagaaaaaagacAACCTGAAAGCACTCGTAAATGATGCTGTTGTTTTTCTTTAAAGTTCTGAGATCTGCATGTAGTGTATTAAGAAGCCATGCCATGAACTCCACAGGATCAGACTGCTGTCCTATGCGAAACCGTTTTTTACTGGCTTTCATAACTGCTTGGAGAAACTCATGCGGGCTCACCTGTAAATACAAAAACCTATATGAATTCAAGAATAACAACTTCAATCACAATTTCTGAAAATATCAAACCTGTCCTTTAAAGTTCCTAGCATGCCATATCTTCCGCGTGAGTTCTCCAAAGCGATGAACAAGAGGAGATCTGCAATGCTGATAGTTTTCAGGGATAAGGAAGAAATTTCTTAAGGGTGTAACTCTCATTAGAGACTGAATAGTGACATTAACAAAATCAGTCTCTTTAATGTTATTCAGGCCCACCTGTAAATTCCAAAATAAGGAACAAAATTAACACTGTTCAACTGCCACAAATGGTACCTTACACCATATACAAATTTGAAATAGGAAAATAACTCAGCAATGATGAAAATGTGTGAAAAGCATACCATTCCGGGAAGGTAATCAGACCCATCAAGTGCCCTGGACCATTGTCTGTTTTTGTCAAGTTGTTCAACCTGATCCCTAGTAAACCTGCATAAAAAAAATATACCCAAAATATTGCAACATAGTTCTACAAAGTTTTTCAGAATGCCCAGTGTCATAAATGAAAAACCAATGTATAATGTATCAGATATGAAACATATCACCTACACCATTGACCATGTAACTAGTTAGTCAGAAAGTCAGAGAGTGACTAAATAAAACAGTGCGCCAGCAGATAATTGTAGAGCTAGCCACTAATTTTCCCCCCATTTGTTGGCTGGGTTGGTACAATAATAGTACAACAATTAGActattttcatataaaaatattCCAATTTATGTTAATTAAGCAATAGAAGAAAAAACAGAAACTATGATAAATATTCAAATAGCTTAACAATTGAAAAGGTACATGGAAATCAGTGTTGTCTGAGATTGATATTAAGAGTGGGAATTTTTTGCCATCATGCATTTATGCATAAATCCATGAATTCCCTCCAAATATTGCTTTTATAAGGAATTGATAATATACAAGGAGTTTTGAGGCTTTCGTTGCCTTCTTTGGAACATccatcactgatatacaattggtATAATATAAAATTGTATTTCGACTTAAAGAGTACATATAACTGATAAGAACTTTTCTTATACCATGATTACCATCTATTCCCATATGACTATCATAATTTGATACTATCAAACCATCTGATCAATCCCACAAAGAATCAGGCATAACAAGTAGACTCAACACCTCTTCATTTAGGTAAAGCAAGCAGCATGTCACAAGCAAAACAAGCAGTAACAGACTAACAGCACTTCCCATACATAGTTGGCTACCCAACATCCCATAGATTCACAATATCAAAGCAACAATAGAATAAAACCAAGCACCACTAACTGTTGGAAAGGAATTAGAAAGCTTTCAAAGGGGCCAACATATAGCATAAAAAAAATCAAGTATGACTAACATTTTTAAAGGTGCCAGAAACCCTGAAAGTACTATTCTTTCTCCCTTTGTTGGGAGAATAAGGGGGCAGCAATGCCCTTCTTTGGTCCTCATTTGGCTACACCAGTGCCAGAAAAATATTATCACCCATGAAACATATTACAACATCATAGGATTTCCAATGAAAGATGATTAAGATGATTTATGTATGATAAAATCTAAAATCCGCAACATGCGCGCGCGCGcgcacacagagagagagagagagagagagagagagagagagagagagagatacctTGGGTTCAAAACATGCCGTATGTCATCCAGTGATGGGTCAATAATTTCATATCCATCAGGAAGGCAGTAAACTTTCTCAGTCTGAAGATTAATGTAGACATGATGTCCTGCTTCAAGGCTATGAGTGTATGCATGGGATTTCTTCCCTCTCCCTTGGTAATATTTCCCACAAACCAAGCACGCATATACATTCAGGTTTGATAAAGAGACTGAGCAAAATTTCTCGAAATCAAAATCCAACACCTAAAAAAAAAGGCATCAAAGAAGCCCAAAAAACAACACGTGTATAGATAAACATGTGTATAACTACATAAAAACCAAAACTCACATGTTatcctaaaaaataaaaaacttacCTGACGATTCACTGTATCAAGATAAGGGCAGTCTTCACGAGGCTCAATTTGGCTCCTCCTCTTGTCTTGATTGGATTCTtgtccatcatcatcatcatcatcatcttcttcttcttcttcttcttcttcttcttcttccagaCCTTGATAGCCATTCCCTGCTACACCTTGTCCATATTCCCCTCCTCTACTAAGGTTACTATATTCTCTTCTTTCATCGTCTTCTTCATCATCGGCGTCATTGTAGGGTACAAGTGGGTTATCAATGACTTGTGGAGAAGGAGATGCAGAAGGAGAATCATGTTCAATCACTCTCCGCCGCTTTGGGGCACCTTTCTCACTCTCCATATTATTATCTTctcttgttgttttcattttctgTACTCTCTTCAGATGTCACTGTTCACATAAAATATGTCAATAAACTGGCTAATTATGGGGAAACTGAAACTATTGAAAACTAAAGTCCACAGATATATTATCATAATCTCATAAGTCATACATAGTAAAGGTAGCACTCTAAGGTCAAAAAAATACtataaaagataataaaaaatttatataaaaaaaatacttcAAATGAAACATGTGGTGAATGAGAGAGAGAAGGAAACTACTAATGGaactaaaatgaaaaagaaaaaaagtgacTTCTTATTTCACGCAATTTCTGAGGAAGCAAATGGGAGCAGACAGTTTCATTTGCTAGGATATTGCTTAAGAAAAGCACTCAAAGGGATAGAAGAATTAGTAAAcagaaaatttttcatttttgaaGAGGGGGAAAAAGGATAGCCAAACGCTGATAAATAAAACTAATCAAAAGGGCAAAGCACATGGAATGTCTCTGCAACTTGTCCTTAGTAAACCAAAACTAGGAATGGCAGCAAAAGGATACCAGAAAAAATATCCCCAAACGTTTACCCTCCCAAATCCAAAACCTGATTAAAATTAATCCTTTGCTACTAGGAATTGAAGTGGTTAGGGTACCACAAAAACTACACTCTCCCAACTAAATACATATCCCAAACCTGCTCCAAATTAATCCTTTCATACTAGGACTTGCAGCGCAATGTGTACCAAGAAAATTACACTACCCATAACAGAACCTGCTTAATATCCCTATTA carries:
- the LOC110673864 gene encoding uncharacterized protein LOC110673864 codes for the protein MKTTREDNNMESEKGAPKRRRVIEHDSPSASPSPQVIDNPLVPYNDADDEEDDERREYSNLSRGGEYGQGVAGNGYQGLEEEEEEEEEEEDDDDDDDGQESNQDKRRSQIEPREDCPYLDTVNRQVLDFDFEKFCSVSLSNLNVYACLVCGKYYQGRGKKSHAYTHSLEAGHHVYINLQTEKVYCLPDGYEIIDPSLDDIRHVLNPRFTRDQVEQLDKNRQWSRALDGSDYLPGMVGLNNIKETDFVNVTIQSLMRVTPLRNFFLIPENYQHCRSPLVHRFGELTRKIWHARNFKGQVSPHEFLQAVMKASKKRFRIGQQSDPVEFMAWLLNTLHADLRTLKKNNSIIYECFQGELEVVKETPSKVITDKKENGDDQNSIQKSTDGGNEHDDVVTETSRMPFLMLGLDLPPPPLFKDVMEKNIIPQVPLFNILKKFDGETVTEVVRPRVARMKYRVTRLPHYLILHMQRFKKNNFFIEKNPTLVNFPVKNLELKDYIPLPMPKENERLRSKYDLIANIVHDGKPKEGFYRVFVQRKSEELWYEMQDLHVSETLPQMVALSEAYVQIYEQQQ